One segment of Methanomassiliicoccales archaeon DNA contains the following:
- a CDS encoding DUF2284 domain-containing protein, which yields MSRIEEDLSELCSKAKAYGAARVSVLPASEVVVDKRVRLKCLVPVCPNYGVNLMCPPKMMSPDEFSKILAKYNHTIVIQFPICNDPEKIEEFMGGRSLEVLRAESAYPRTIRKSLVDFIDLICKLERDSVNMGYRFSAGLSGGPCELCERCVGQKTGAPCKNPLKARPSMEALGIDVFKTAENAGMPLKGQNGKDAYWTGLLLVE from the coding sequence ATGTCAAGAATCGAAGAGGACCTTTCAGAACTCTGTTCGAAGGCAAAAGCATACGGGGCGGCAAGAGTCTCCGTCCTGCCCGCTAGTGAAGTAGTTGTAGATAAGAGGGTCCGCTTAAAGTGCCTGGTACCTGTATGTCCCAACTATGGTGTGAACTTAATGTGTCCACCAAAAATGATGAGTCCAGATGAGTTCTCTAAGATACTGGCCAAATACAATCACACAATAGTGATTCAATTTCCAATATGCAACGATCCTGAGAAGATAGAAGAATTCATGGGAGGAAGATCTCTTGAGGTACTCAGGGCCGAGTCCGCTTATCCAAGGACCATTAGGAAAAGTCTCGTTGACTTCATAGATTTGATCTGCAAGCTGGAGCGGGACTCGGTGAACATGGGTTACAGGTTCTCCGCTGGCCTCTCTGGTGGCCCCTGTGAGCTGTGCGAGAGATGCGTGGGTCAGAAGACCGGAGCACCATGTAAGAATCCGCTCAAGGCCCGTCCATCTATGGAAGCCCTTGGCATTGACGTGTTCAAGACCGCGGAAAACGCGGGTATGCCTTTGAAAGGACAGAATGGAAAGGATGCATATTGGACAGGACTGCTCCTAGTAGAATGA